The DNA sequence tctgtgtggagtttacacattttccctgtatctgcggggttctccggatgctccggtttcctcccacagtccaaggatgcgccggttaggtggattgaccatgctaaagttTCCAAAGGTTAGATGAAATTAGGGGTTAGGGCAGGGCTTGGGCCTCGATATGggagctggtgtagactcaatggcctccttctgcactgtagggattctatgagacttCAAATGAAGATCCCTACTGACCATGCAGGTGGCACATACATGAGGAAATCAGATTATACGTGCATTTTCTCATTGTTGTTTTGGGGATCTTGCGAATATTTGCTGCCTTTCCAATATGACAGCACTCCAAACACACTTCATTGGTTGTAATTGGTGGTCCTGAAAAATGCTATATATAATATACATAGAAGCATTTTTTGGTGTAATTTTTCTGTCTGATTACACTCAGGTGGAGATATCTTTCTATGTTTCACTCTTTTGTTTTCTGGTTGAATATTTTTCATGAAAAATTCCAACAATCCTGGGAATTTGCTCACCACCAACTCGTACTACGACatcatgtgctggattctccatttctgcgactaagtgttgacaccaacggagaatccatggacttttatgACAGGAAAATCGGCGCCGCACCTGCTCCGATTCTGCtcccggtgagggactagcaccagTGCCGTGTGGAACATTATTGGTTCCCACGGAATACGGGGCACGAttatccactcccacgccggttgggagaatcgcctgggccgccaacatttctggggacgccggtccgacgccctcccgcgattcacccaagcggcgggaacggcccggtcgagtttcgcaggccgcaggccagagaatcgccggagacacccaaaatggtgattctccggcacccccgctattctgaggcccggatgggccgagcggccaggccaaaacggcgggttccccccggcgccgtccacacctggtcgctgcagtcgtgggcggtgcgtgaacgctgggggggcggcctgtgggggggcaaggggggatcctgcaccgggcttcacctggaatgtggggtagcccgcgattggtgcccactgatcgtcgggccatcctctctgaaggaggacctccttccttccgccgccccgcaagatccgtcccccatcttctcgtgcggcggacttagagaggacggcaaccacgcatgcgtgggttggcgccggccaacccgcgcatgcgcggatgacatccgttatgcagcgccggatgcgtcatctatgcggcgccgcttttacgcgggcgacaaggcctggcgcgtgtagatgacgcggccccgatactggcccattgtcagggcctgaatcggtcgggaccggggccgttccgcaccgtcgtgaacctcgatggcgttcacgacggtgcagccacttcggcgtgggggtggagaatcccgcaccgtgggcgggatgctgcagccatgcataagcacacactctccacacccacacttatcaaagccaaaatgatgggacaggttgtgctggagcacccatACAGTTGATGGGTCGCTGGGACCAGACTGGGGGGTCACCTCTAAGACCCAGGGCACCAGTGGCATGGCTGTCGACGAAGTATGGCCCTGCTGGGCACTCTCCgtactctctctcagcagccaccagccaggcggagaatcgcgggtggcccactaatgatatgcaaacggtgtttaaagtATGCGCAGCGTGCATCGCATTGACGCCGGGTTTGAGGTGACGGAGCatagcgatttggcatcaaaccgcccgatttcagcatcggctaagggagaatcccgccccatgtttttaaAAGCTCAGTTTTAAACCCTCTCCTTTTTCAGAATGTGGAATGTGGAACTTTTTCTGTTGCAAAAATCTGTTGAGGCTGGACCAGATGAAGTTCTCGGCACTAAGGATTGTTCTTCGTTCAGGGTGAATATTGGATATGGAACTGCGCTGGGCACATAGAGTTAAGATGCAGATCCACCACAACCCAACTGAATGATGAAAGAGGCTGGAGGAGGCGAACAGGTTACTCGGGTCCCAATTTCCCCTTTTTCTTAGTTCCGTCCCCTTCTGCAATTGAAGATTGGCCAAGAAGATTGGAATGGACACTGTCTGCAGGAGGAAACAATCTCATTTTGCCTCACCAGGCGTCCATGTTTTTCTGCTTTATTGGATAGGTTTCCGTATTTCCCTTGGGAAAGTGTTCAGTGGTTCAATGAAGCCCTTTCGCACTGTGCAGCCATCGAAAGGAGGCGAGGCGACATCAATGGATCACTTATTTATTCTCTCCAAACGAGTCTCGCAATTCCTGTTAATAAAATAAGTCGCAGCAATAAACATAAACGGGCGGatattatatatatacatatatattatgCACCATTTTATTAGACTACGCAGAGGTAAATAAATAATGCCCAAAATATACTTCTATTAGGAAGGATACGAGATTCTTGGATCGTCTGGTACCACTCTTCAAAAGTGAATTCGCATCGAATAAGGCTTATTTCCAAAGTTTCGGACAGGCGCCGCCTCCACGTTCTTAGTTTGATTCAAGATTTCGAGGGCCCATATATGATATTTACCATATGTGTTACCGCTAAACCTTAGTTAACGAGCAGAAATTGTGGTATTTCAGTGTTCGGATAGACAGACGCCTCCGGCATATACATACGCCTCGTCTGATTTTCTAGCACAAATAATGTCCGAGTATCCAACTACCTTTGACCAAATTTGCGACCCTCTCTATTGAATAATCGCTTTTCATTGCGATTCTTTAATAACACTGCGCTACTTTGGCCAATTGATCTGGTTGTTGAGGGAGAGGATGTTTTGCTGTAAAGGGTTTAAGATGTGGGATTCTGACAAAGCATTGAGAGGTTATCTGAAGGCGGTCGCGCTATTGAAATGACATACTTGTCGATTACTCCATTGCTTGCTGATTTCTGGACCGTTTACTTACAGATGCAAACCTGCACTATGAACGGGGGCTGATGTTAGCGCGCAAGATTTACTGATATATTAATTTTAATGCGGGGCACATTGTTTAAAACCTCTGGAATCCCAAATGCCAGTTGATCACCTGAATGGCCGATAGCATTAGTGCTGTTCTTCAAACCTCCACCTTCTTATTTATctagtcactccccccccccccctccctccgagttgctgggagagggagtggggcggGCTACTGGGGGACGAGGTTGCGATTTTGACCTCTGCTGATCTCTTACATGTGTGTTCTCTACAGGCGAAAGGAGGGGAGACACGTCCCTAAACCATAAAGTGCAGCCTCCAGGGGAACTGACAGCTTTTGTTTTGTGACCTGTGGGAAGGCGGATTTTTTTATTTATTATTTCAACTGTGCGAAAGATGAGCACATTAACGATATGTGTCCCCACCCACCCAGTGCCGACATACGGCGCGCAGATTGCACCATCCTGGCGATATGGTATTATCATTTAAACGACTGGAGCCCGCCTCAAAAGGTGCATTCAGCCCCCGTAGGAGAGAAATCTTTTACAGTCGGAATATTTTGAAAGCTGGCGAGGATGTTTTGTAAGTGTCGGAAAAGTGAAACATTCGATGCTAACTTATTGTATCTTAGCTGTTTTTCCTGACGCTGGGCAGGGAAAGACAGGATTCGTCATTGATGGAGAAAAATGGGAAATTCCTTGATTTGTTAGTTACACTAACCGTTCCCCTTGTGTAAATGTACCATGGGGTATTTTTTGCCTGTGACTGGCAGTTAAATTAGTTATCAGAAACAGTGTTTGAATGCCGACCGTGTTGTGAAGAATAATGCATTATTTACACTGATATTATAAGTGCAGCTATATTCAGTTCAATCTCCTCATCCTGTAGCCTCCCAAAAATGATGATTAAAATACCCCTTTTCTTTGATGCAAGATAGTGACAGTGACTAACATGGGGGTTCTATTATCTCTATTtgctaattgatcctctctttaaaTCGTTGTCGTTAATTTTGGATCATTACAGATCCCCAGTTAGTCATTTTCATACGATACCAATTGTAAACGCCGCTTGCCATGCATTGGCTGCCAAATAAGTCAGAAATTGGGCGAAAGGGAATGTTCTGGGGTCACAGGTGACATTTCCAACAACTTAGTGTAAATGTTCTGCCCTGTACCTGAATAAAACGCATTTATTCACACTAGTGTTCATCAGCAGCATtattattttttttgggggggggggcgcaatgttTAGTGTACATTTctcaatataataataatagaCGCCACGGTGGCTTGGAAACGAgataaagttttttttaatgtagCTAATGGGCATCCTGAGTTTTTGAACCCCTAAAATGGACTTCTCTTTAAAACCCAGCATTATTCTGCTAGCTTCCCTCACTCTCCAACCACCGCCATTAGCTCAACTAAAATGGAAGAGCACATTGATAGATCTTTAAAGAAACTTAATGAGAGAGGTCAAACAGCCGTATAGCTTCCAGAGGGTTAACGAACGATTTAATTGACGGGGAAATATATCGATCATGCAGCAACATCTTTGGTGCCCAATAAGCCGCACTGATTGCGCCTGATATGGAATTTCATTTTGTGTAATTAAGCAGCTTTTATTCTTCATTTAAGAGCAGCAGATTGAAACGTGGAGTCTCTCGGCTTCTTTTAAACTTGATTTAAGGATTAACAATCGGTGACTTTTCAACTTACTGACGaaaggtgggatggagtggcgtggacCCCAGAGGAAGTAGTGCTgtgatgtggaagggtgagggagttggggatgaTAGGTGGcggagtgggtggaggggggaggcggggggggggggggggggggaggcggagagctTTTTGACCATTTCCCGTGTACTTTATAATTGCTGACATTAGCTGGCAACATCAATCTGAATTAACgcctggaaagggggggggggcaatttctaGTAAGCAAAGTGTTCAGAACTCTCTGACTTTGAGGGGCTGCCCAAAGAGGCGGAAAGTCTGCGGGAGCGGGATTAATAAATCCTGAGTCGGGGCCAGCCAATGGGAAGAGGAGGGAGCCACCGACAGACTAATGAGAATTTAGCATCGTGACCATCAGGGTTGACGTGGAGAGACGCGTAAAATTCATCTGGACGAGCTGCAGCCTCTAGGATATACAAATCTGCCCTAATGGGATGAAGATCACCTTGTGCTTTCCTCGCAGTCCCGTCTGAATATTATTCctgtctccccccccatcccctccccccacccacccacccaaacccaaacttctcccGTTTTCCGTGTGTGGAtcgcagaagggattctccgcaccctgtgtgtgcgtgtgtgtgtgtgcggagccgGGCTCTGCTCCTTCCCGTCCCGGTCACAGCTTGTGTCGAGAAAGAACATTTCCAGCCATTGCAAAAGGGGGAGGTTTGATCGAAAGAGAGAGATTGCTGAAAAGTTTAGGCTCCGCTGGGCAATGGGTAagtatcgacccccccccccccccctccgctttaTTTTGTTGAATGCTTCAGTAAGTTGAGTTTGATAGCAGAGATCTCTCACACCGCCCGCAATAACACGAGGGATCAGAGCAGAATGCAGACCTCCCCACTCGGCGACCTAAAGATGAGAGACTGTACAGGGGAAACTTGCAAAATCAAAGTGAagttggggtgggaggggagggggggggggggttgttttgctTTTAAAGGGCGCCAGGGCGCGATTCTGCTTTCTTTTTTATTTAAAGATGAGATTTCTGAGGGGAAGCAGCCTGGATTACAGACCGATTAAAAACGTGTCGTTCATTTAGGAAGATTGCAAAGGCAAAAGATTGCGTTTATATTTTACAATGAGTCCGTCCCAATTGGAATGGATTAAGCCGGCGAGAAGGCGACGGGAGGGACATTGATAATAGTGACATTACCCCTTTCCAAaatgcagcagttgatatttgtgaaGTCCGCGCGTGTATTTGTGTTGGACAACCCGCGAttatttccactaacttcccaagcttGCGAGAAATGTGTTTTGACAGCTGTTTGATCATCTCACTCTTTAATTCGCATCTTATTTGGGTTTTGATGTTTGATTCTCACTGTTGCCTctttccacctccccccctccccacacacacttgtaGATCAGACTTACGGAGAGGTTAACCAACTCGGAGGCGTATTCGTTAACGGGAGGCCCCTTCCCAACGCCATCAGGTTGAGGATAGTGGAGTTGGCACAACTGGGGATTCGACCCTGCGACATCAGCCGGCAGCTCCGGGTGTCCCACGGCTGCGTGAGTAAAATCCTGGCCCGTTACAACGAGACGGGCTCCATCTTACCGGGGGCGATCGGAGGCAGCAAGCccagggtcaccacccccaccgTGGTGAAGTACATCAGAGAGTACAAGCAGGGCGACCCCGGCATCTTCGCCTGGGAGATCCGGGACAGGCTCCTGGGGGACGCCGTCTGTGACAAGTACAACGTGCCTTCGGTGAGCTCCATCAGCCGGATTCTGCGGAACAAGATCGGCAACCTGTCGCACTCGGGTCACTACGAGACCAGCAAGCAGCTCCCCTCGCAGCACACGCTGCCCTACAACCCCATCTACCAGTACTCCTACCCCAACCACATGTCctcggccgccgccaagatgggcaGCGCCACCGGCGTCCCGGTGCCAGGCGTTACGGGGCACATGGGCATCCACCGGACCTGGCCCTCCGCTCACTCAGTCAGCAATATCCTGGGCCTCAGGAGCATCGTGGAACAGGCAGGTCAGTGGGCAAGCAAAAAAACGACAGCTCCCTTTTTCAAACCCATCTTGTCCTTTTGAAAACACGCCACGTTAAGTATCACCAATTTAGCGTATAAAAGAAACAAAGCATGATCGAGATCACAATTCCTTTTGTCCTTTAAATTAAAACGTGCCGATCGTCACAAAACCTCTATCCTTAATCCATCAATACATTCCTAATCGTTCAGTTCATGATGTGTCTTCTGTTCCACACCCAAATATACAGATGTGTAACAAATTGAGTATTGCTTTGCAATATAAAAGTTACTTGCCATCTGGTCTATGTAATAATATCCATTAACCATGCCGTTCGTGGAGGACGGGACAGAGGAGCAGCATCTGCTAGCCTCAATATCTAAAGCTGTTACTGCGGCCAGCACTCAGTACAGGTACCTCCCTCGGCCTCTTTATTCACCTTCTCAAGAAGTGTGTTCAAAGTACAAATCGGCTCCCTTTCCCCTGGATAATACTTGTCCCACGAACAATAAAGTCCAAACGTTTTCCCTCTGCCTTTTAGTGCACAGTACACGAGGCGGCCTCACGGCCTAGCCTTCTACACACTGTACCCGAGCCCGTGTCGCTGCCTGCTTCAATTCACTTCCTTGTCTGCAAGTCGCTGGCAAAAAAAACTTTTACTAACTTCAAACTTGTCCAAATCTCCTGACTTTTTATTTATATTttattttggagggggggggggctgctaagaGACTGGCAACGAAGACTTTGCATTGAAACACACAATCTAGAGAGCAATGGTGTTGCTAGATTGCGGATCTCGGGGGCGTCAATGTTGCAGAATGTTGACAGTGCTGGAGGTGATTCTGTGCCAGCACTCACGGAGCCTGAGCTCACCCTGTATTCGATATTTGTTCGGACCCACCAGAGGGTGATTTATAAAGTCAGAGTTATTTCTATCAGGCCTTTGGATTTGGAGCGCTTGAACCAAGCGAAGCTATCTGAAACAAAAATCATAGAGACAGGATTCGGCTTAAATAATTCTTTCCCCGCATATAATAAAAAAAATGGCCTGTTAGTCAAGAACCTAATAAGAGATGAAAATCGTTCACATTAAGTTAGAGAGAAATCCAATATAGAGAGTTGTAGCAAGGATAGCAGTTTCTCATTTCTATTTACACACTTAAAAGAGGCAGGCGGCATGAACGTGCAACTGAAAGGCTTGTGTGACATGTTTACACTGAATATCCTCATGGTGCTCACACGGCAATGGTTTTGTTTTAAACACGCATTTTAGCTGCTTATGGTGGCTCCGAGGTTTCAGCTTATCAAACCAAAATGGAAGATTGGAGCAATGTCAATCGGGCAGCCTTCTCCTCAGCTCAAAGTGTCAACGGGATTGAGAAACAGGCGATCGACCCGGATCTGAAATACCCCCAGGTACTGACCAAATCCCACCCCGGCCCCCTCCTCTGGCACATGTTTTCATCTAATGAATGATGCCTTCCTCCTCTCCTGGTGTCTCTCGCTCTAATAGTAGCAGCTAAAAGTaaagcaaaaaacaaaaaatgctgttgttgtctttcagcctccttccgcGCTGTCTGCTGCGAGCAGCTTTGTTCCCGCCTGTGCTGTTGGCCCTTATCCCTCCTCGAACCAGGTACCGGGTTATGGAGTGTACAGCGGGCCCGGAGCCGGCTACGTGACTGGCCACCCCTGGCAGTCCCAGGGCAGCAGCCTCTCCCATTCCGGGCCAGGAATTGGCATGCACGGCGGAGACATCCACGCACCAATGCCCTTCAAACACCTCGCAGCTAGAGAAGGTAAATCGCTTTGCTCGTTATTAGTGGTGGCCACGGCCCATTTATTTCCCCACAACACTGGGTCAGAGCAGTGGAAAGGAAAAAAACAAAGGCTGTGTTTTCCTGACTTTTGGAATGAAACAGAAGTAGCTGATtgtttaaaaaaacacacacattCAAATTGTTATTGCGGCAGATCATTCTGCAGGTAAGAATTGTTTCATTGAGTTTCGTATCAAAAGTGATATGGGATTATTTCTGGTCATCAGTGCGAAATATTCGCCGCGAGGTTAAGGGCAACAGAATAAAGATGCTCATTGTCAAAACGGTGGTAATTGACAATAAATAGAATTTGTCCATCTTCAATGCCTGAATGGATTTcgaattactccccccccccccgcccccccccatataCGAACTCCCTTTGTGAAGTTACTGGTGTTCCCTTTTTTTATTCAAGGCGGCCGTGTTCTCGGTGGCGGCGGCTTTGCCGCTTGCGTTTTGCCCCCATTCACAGCTAGGGAGGAGAAATGTCGTTCTTGCTCTTCGAACAGTTACAATTTAAAGGCAATTCTatattttcccccccaaaaaagctGCTGTTTGTTTCATTCCAGAGGCACAACAATCTTTGCATACGGTGCGCAGAAGCAGCCTATAAGGAGCTGTGTCACTGTGGGTTGATGTTGGATGGTCACCTAGTAAGTCAGCTGAAAATGACAAGGTGTGCATTACTGTTCTCATATTGATTTGTATCAGTTTGTAAATCAGACGTTTCTCTGTTTATGAAAGGCCAGACGGTGGGGAGACATATGACTGAACGGAATTGTTAATTCAAACTGCAATATTAACCTTTCTGATACATCCCTTCAAATTGAATAACAGTGCCTGGATTTTCTTTAGATGAGGACGAAAGGCAAATGTTAAGAGTAAAGTCAAGTCGCTAATTATGGTCCTAAGCAATCCCAGGCGCCAAGAATCAGGATTGAGGGGCTCGGCAGTATTTCAGCCAGGACACCGCCGGGTGTGACAGAATCATTGGCTCTCGTCTTGATTTAAAAAATAGTTGCTTTGGGAAAAAAGGTCTAAATTGTAGCTTCTGTGAACAAGAATACAGGAATAGAAAATGGCCATCCGGCGCAGCTCTAGTAATTAAACTATTCTCCCCTGTGCTATCCCACTGTGTCTGGAAAGCCTATTCCCCCAATGTACGGCCGTCCCTGGGTACAATTTATTCCAAATATTTACACCCTTTCCCGTCCAAGTTACCCCAGGTTTTCTAAATGTATTTTCACCGGGTTGTACTGTGACTCCTACCATGCTGCCATATTCAAAATGATATATTCAGGCTTAATCTTATTTACCTAATTTAATACTTCACGCACTTAAATCTATTTCCCAACTATCGAAGAGAATGGAAACgttcgctctgtttctctctccacagatgctgacatacttgctgagattttccaccatttccTCTTTATTctgtcagattccagcacccgcagcaaTCTGCCCTCCCCCCACTTGCCATAATCGATTGTATTTTTTATTTGCATCAACCGGGCGCAAGGCACCATCGCCACAGGCCTAAAATCCAACGAATAAACACTGTTAAGCAATCGAACAGTTTCTGCTCACGTTCTGGATGTTTCACATTTACAGTGATAGTGAGCACGCGAGGCAAGCCGCAACGCACCTATTCACCACTGACGTGAACACCCGCTTGAATTATTTGAAATCAATTTGCTTCATTAATTcagcaacatttaaaaaaacaaactgcTATTTAGACTCCCTGGCTTTACTTCAGGCTGTGATATGAAGAAGATCCTGCGTAGTATTTATCTATCGCACAATCTGATGATTGCCTGCATTGGAGAGTTTGCAATTTTTGGGTTGCCATGCTAATTGCTAATAGTTGTGATGGAGGCTGATGTGAATTCACGCGGGCCAAATCAATGGGAAAGTTAACACTCAAAGA is a window from the Scyliorhinus torazame isolate Kashiwa2021f chromosome 1, sScyTor2.1, whole genome shotgun sequence genome containing:
- the LOC140421231 gene encoding paired box protein Pax-1-like isoform X1, whose product is MFYQTYGEVNQLGGVFVNGRPLPNAIRLRIVELAQLGIRPCDISRQLRVSHGCVSKILARYNETGSILPGAIGGSKPRVTTPTVVKYIREYKQGDPGIFAWEIRDRLLGDAVCDKYNVPSVSSISRILRNKIGNLSHSGHYETSKQLPSQHTLPYNPIYQYSYPNHMSSAAAKMGSATGVPVPGVTGHMGIHRTWPSAHSVSNILGLRSIVEQAAAYGGSEVSAYQTKMEDWSNVNRAAFSSAQSVNGIEKQAIDPDLKYPQPPSALSAASSFVPACAVGPYPSSNQVPGYGVYSGPGAGYVTGHPWQSQGSSLSHSGPGIGMHGGDIHAPMPFKHLAAREVADRKPGNPANKPSESHSNPHGLSIPASST
- the LOC140421231 gene encoding paired box protein Pax-1-like isoform X2; this encodes MDQTYGEVNQLGGVFVNGRPLPNAIRLRIVELAQLGIRPCDISRQLRVSHGCVSKILARYNETGSILPGAIGGSKPRVTTPTVVKYIREYKQGDPGIFAWEIRDRLLGDAVCDKYNVPSVSSISRILRNKIGNLSHSGHYETSKQLPSQHTLPYNPIYQYSYPNHMSSAAAKMGSATGVPVPGVTGHMGIHRTWPSAHSVSNILGLRSIVEQAAAYGGSEVSAYQTKMEDWSNVNRAAFSSAQSVNGIEKQAIDPDLKYPQPPSALSAASSFVPACAVGPYPSSNQVPGYGVYSGPGAGYVTGHPWQSQGSSLSHSGPGIGMHGGDIHAPMPFKHLAAREVADRKPGNPANKPSESHSNPHGLSIPASST